The following are encoded together in the Flavobacterium sp. TR2 genome:
- a CDS encoding sterol desaturase family protein encodes MISFLIFLGVFLFMECVTWLTHKYVMHGFMWYFHADHHQPKYENTFERNDIFFVIFATPSIILFYFGVEGGFNYLFFIACGITLYGVCYFLIHDVLIHQRFKWFKNTKNKYLIGLRKAHKIHHKHLNKEKGECFGMLFVPFKYYKM; translated from the coding sequence ATGATTTCTTTTTTAATCTTTTTAGGCGTTTTTCTGTTCATGGAATGTGTTACTTGGCTAACTCATAAATACGTGATGCATGGTTTTATGTGGTATTTTCATGCCGATCATCATCAGCCGAAATATGAAAACACTTTTGAGCGCAACGATATTTTCTTCGTCATTTTTGCCACTCCTAGCATTATCTTATTCTATTTTGGCGTTGAAGGCGGGTTCAATTACTTGTTTTTCATTGCCTGTGGCATCACGCTTTACGGAGTTTGTTATTTTTTAATTCACGATGTCTTGATCCATCAGCGCTTTAAATGGTTTAAAAACACCAAAAACAAATACCTCATCGGACTCAGAAAAGCACATAAAATACATCATAAGCACCTTAACAAAGAAAAAGGAGAATGTTTTGGAATGCTTTTCGTGCCGTTTAAATATTATAAGATGTAG
- a CDS encoding phosphoribosyltransferase domain-containing protein: MSSNIILTHQEIEHKIKRIAYQIYETFVDEEEVVIAGIASNGFVFAEKIASALSSISTLKVSICEVKINKQNPQEAIQTSLSPEEYKNKGLVLVDDVLNSGTTLIYAVRHFLDVPLKKFKTAVLVDRNHKKYPVKADFKGISLSTSLLEHVQVVFNSENGDYAFLS, encoded by the coding sequence ATGAGCAGCAATATTATTCTTACCCATCAAGAAATCGAGCATAAAATAAAACGTATCGCTTACCAAATTTACGAGACTTTTGTAGACGAAGAAGAAGTTGTCATTGCTGGGATAGCTTCGAACGGATTTGTTTTTGCCGAAAAGATTGCTTCGGCGCTCAGCAGCATTTCTACCTTAAAGGTTTCTATCTGCGAAGTGAAAATAAACAAACAAAATCCGCAAGAAGCGATACAGACTTCTTTAAGCCCTGAAGAATACAAAAACAAAGGCCTGGTTCTGGTTGACGATGTCTTAAACTCAGGCACTACATTAATTTACGCTGTCCGTCATTTCTTAGACGTTCCGCTTAAAAAATTCAAAACAGCCGTGCTTGTTGACCGAAATCATAAAAAATATCCTGTAAAAGCAGATTTTAAAGGAATCTCGCTTTCTACTTCTTTATTGGAACACGTTCAAGTGGTCTTCAATTCAGAAAATGGCGATTATGCTTTTTTAAGCTAA
- a CDS encoding RNA-binding S4 domain-containing protein — MRIDKYLWCVRYYKTRNMVTEACKKNQITVNGQIAKPSKEVFPTDRITFRKDQITQIITVLDIPQNRVGAKLVDLYQKNETPPEAFAHLELLKLSKEHYRRSGAGRPTKKDRRDIDDYGDEIYDDEEETE; from the coding sequence ATGAGAATAGATAAATACTTGTGGTGCGTTCGTTATTACAAGACCAGAAACATGGTTACTGAGGCTTGCAAAAAGAATCAAATCACTGTAAATGGACAGATTGCAAAACCTTCAAAAGAAGTTTTCCCTACGGACCGAATTACATTTAGAAAAGATCAAATTACACAAATTATAACAGTTTTAGATATTCCGCAAAATCGTGTTGGGGCAAAATTGGTCGATTTATACCAGAAAAACGAAACCCCGCCAGAGGCTTTTGCTCATTTAGAGTTATTAAAACTATCCAAAGAACATTATAGAAGAAGCGGTGCTGGACGTCCAACCAAAAAAGACCGAAGAGACATCGACGATTACGGAGACGAAATTTACGATGACGAAGAAGAAACAGAATAA
- a CDS encoding MerR family transcriptional regulator, producing the protein MINNIKTVFSIKDLENLSGIKAHTIRIWEKRYNILEPMRTDTNIRFYNLQNLQKLLNITLLHEYGYKISKIATYPEEKIPQLVREIISRKNSQNYAITSFKMAMMNFDQELFFNTFDWLITEKTFKEVFKEHFLPLLKELGLLWQSETITPANEHFMSHLIKQKILIYTESLQIRKPVKTDRIFVLSLPLNEIHQIGLLYLQYEILDKGYKTIYLGESMPIENLQDLTKHFENITFISFMTVQPDRSVINQYVKSMGQKLLHNNNEIWLMGKMVEYIDSKVLTDRIRIFDSMEETINML; encoded by the coding sequence ATGATAAACAATATAAAAACTGTTTTCAGCATTAAAGATCTTGAGAACTTATCTGGAATAAAAGCGCATACCATACGCATCTGGGAAAAGAGATACAACATTCTTGAACCTATGCGAACCGATACAAATATTAGATTTTACAATCTCCAAAACCTGCAGAAACTTTTAAACATTACGTTACTGCACGAATACGGCTATAAAATTTCTAAAATTGCAACTTATCCTGAAGAAAAAATACCACAGCTGGTACGTGAAATAATTTCTAGAAAAAACTCTCAAAACTACGCCATCACTTCCTTTAAAATGGCAATGATGAACTTTGACCAAGAGTTATTCTTCAATACATTCGATTGGCTTATTACCGAAAAAACGTTTAAAGAAGTTTTTAAAGAACATTTTCTGCCTCTATTAAAAGAGCTGGGATTGTTATGGCAGTCTGAAACGATCACTCCTGCAAATGAACATTTTATGAGTCATTTAATCAAGCAGAAAATATTGATTTATACTGAGAGTCTTCAAATTAGAAAGCCGGTTAAAACCGACCGAATTTTTGTTTTATCACTTCCGTTAAACGAAATTCACCAGATCGGATTGCTGTATCTGCAATACGAGATTCTTGATAAAGGCTACAAAACCATTTATCTTGGAGAAAGTATGCCAATCGAGAATTTACAGGATTTAACCAAACATTTTGAGAACATTACATTTATTTCTTTTATGACTGTTCAGCCGGATCGAAGCGTAATTAATCAATATGTAAAATCGATGGGACAGAAATTATTGCACAATAACAATGAAATCTGGCTTATGGGTAAGATGGTGGAATACATAGACAGCAAAGTTTTAACCGACAGAATCCGCATTTTTGATTCGATGGAAGAAACTATTAATATGCTTTAA
- a CDS encoding SRPBCC family protein yields MKLHKIVTIQHINASVEDCWDFFSSPKNLQTITLDDMNFQIQDYDGKLMYHGQIITYTLKPLLGIKISWVTEITACKENEYFVDIQRFGPYKLWHHKHFFEPAPDGGTKMTDIVHYALPLGILGRIMNRLIVKNKLKSIFDYRFNKIEELFNSKKA; encoded by the coding sequence ATGAAATTACACAAGATAGTAACCATACAGCATATAAATGCAAGCGTAGAAGATTGCTGGGATTTCTTCTCGAGCCCTAAAAACCTTCAAACGATTACGCTAGACGATATGAATTTCCAAATTCAAGATTACGATGGAAAACTAATGTATCATGGACAAATAATCACTTATACCTTAAAACCGCTTCTCGGAATCAAAATTTCTTGGGTAACCGAAATTACGGCCTGCAAGGAAAATGAGTATTTTGTAGACATTCAGCGTTTTGGGCCTTATAAATTATGGCATCACAAACACTTCTTTGAACCGGCGCCAGATGGAGGAACAAAAATGACAGACATTGTTCATTACGCTCTTCCGCTCGGAATTTTGGGAAGAATCATGAACCGCTTAATCGTAAAAAACAAACTCAAAAGCATTTTCGATTATAGATTTAATAAAATCGAAGAATTGTTTAATTCTAAAAAAGCTTAA
- a CDS encoding phytoene/squalene synthase family protein, whose amino-acid sequence MKSLFDAVSFKCSKLVTKSYSTSFSLAVKMLSPSIRDAIYSIYGFVRFADEIVDSFHDYEKEYLIEDFEKEYYKAVQLGISLNPILNSFQHTVKEYNITDDLVQAFLKSMKMDLIKSNYQTQTEYIDYIYGSADVVGLMCLKVFVSGKEHKYEQLKHEAMRLGSAFQKVNFLRDLKDDSTILNRAYFPGVNLNNFNEDSKNQIIKEIEEDFRIAYQGIVKLPIEAKFGVYTAYVYYKKLLQKLKNTPYYEIGNSRIRVSNYTKAGLLAQSFVTYKLKLV is encoded by the coding sequence ATGAAATCACTATTCGACGCCGTTTCTTTCAAATGCAGCAAACTGGTAACCAAAAGTTACAGTACATCATTTTCGCTTGCTGTTAAAATGCTTTCGCCAAGTATTCGAGATGCCATTTACAGCATTTACGGATTTGTTCGTTTTGCCGATGAAATTGTAGATTCTTTTCATGATTACGAAAAGGAATATCTTATTGAAGATTTTGAAAAAGAATATTACAAAGCAGTGCAATTGGGCATCAGCTTAAATCCGATTTTAAATTCATTTCAGCACACTGTCAAAGAATACAACATCACAGACGATTTGGTTCAGGCATTTCTTAAAAGCATGAAAATGGATCTTATCAAATCCAATTATCAGACCCAAACTGAATATATAGACTACATTTACGGCTCTGCCGATGTTGTGGGCTTAATGTGCCTAAAGGTTTTTGTTTCTGGAAAAGAGCACAAATACGAACAGCTAAAACATGAAGCCATGCGATTGGGCTCTGCCTTTCAGAAAGTGAATTTCTTGAGGGATTTAAAAGATGACAGCACGATCTTGAACCGAGCGTATTTTCCCGGTGTGAATCTGAATAACTTTAACGAAGATTCAAAAAACCAAATCATCAAAGAAATTGAAGAAGATTTCAGAATTGCTTATCAGGGAATTGTAAAATTGCCAATCGAAGCAAAATTTGGCGTTTATACTGCTTACGTTTATTATAAAAAATTACTCCAAAAGCTAAAAAACACTCCTTATTACGAAATTGGAAATTCTAGAATTCGGGTTTCCAATTATACTAAAGCGGGACTTTTAGCGCAGTCTTTTGTGACTTATAAATTGAAGCTGGTTTAA
- a CDS encoding tetratricopeptide repeat protein: MKNLLLASLIMMTCSIWAQSATGYFDKAMKKAEAGNTKGAIADYTKAISMNSKFVEAYQNRGVAKLKLNDLKGAQADFSKTIELDSMNADAFTGRANVNYKLQNYQGTIDDCTSSLGLNPKDYIAYNLRGLAYNKIGDKKNSCKDFTKAIELGSQSAIKNKATFCK, from the coding sequence ATGAAAAACCTACTATTAGCATCATTAATCATGATGACGTGCTCTATCTGGGCACAATCTGCAACTGGCTATTTTGATAAAGCCATGAAAAAAGCTGAGGCCGGCAATACCAAAGGTGCAATTGCCGATTATACTAAAGCCATCAGTATGAATTCTAAATTTGTCGAAGCCTACCAAAACCGCGGTGTGGCAAAACTCAAATTAAATGACTTAAAAGGAGCTCAAGCCGACTTCAGCAAAACGATAGAGCTAGACAGCATGAATGCTGATGCTTTTACTGGCAGAGCTAATGTTAACTACAAACTGCAAAACTATCAAGGAACAATTGATGACTGCACCTCTTCTTTAGGTTTAAATCCGAAAGATTATATTGCTTACAATTTAAGAGGTTTGGCCTACAATAAAATCGGTGACAAAAAAAATTCATGCAAAGATTTTACAAAAGCAATCGAATTGGGAAGCCAGAGTGCAATAAAAAACAAAGCGACTTTCTGTAAATAA
- a CDS encoding FKBP-type peptidyl-prolyl cis-trans isomerase, with protein MNKFKYYFVLLLAGLAIVSCNKKDDDEVVVVPLRDYAVQYKADNDSIEKYLKTNYIVVDKTTFDVTIAKIPAGGTQVSIWDQQEYPLKIRPVSSRGVDYKVYYLSFREGVGERPCNFDEVTVSYTGTFLDNKQFDSSYGVERNFNLDIYVTAPIVDGWPEIMPQFKTGIRNPAGADGSFTYDGYGAGVMFLPSGLAYYGNPPAGIPQYTPLVFSFKLLALKRSDIEYNASTQTKVGDGVPSYLEDLNGDGYLYDPRDTARYPTLSDDKIEDTDKDGIPDFLDLDDDGDGYTTRFELTKPSGQVGWGTLDGAPFYFGIRNYYPWDPMTDDASTPNVDETEPRGIPRRPTGKLKDENAAESIDNPRSFVPEDYTAAGRLRIHLDKTYPYQKK; from the coding sequence ATGAATAAATTTAAATATTATTTTGTTTTGTTACTTGCTGGTCTTGCCATCGTTTCTTGTAATAAAAAGGATGATGATGAGGTGGTAGTGGTTCCTTTGAGGGATTATGCGGTGCAGTATAAAGCAGATAATGATTCGATTGAAAAATATTTAAAGACTAATTATATTGTTGTAGATAAAACTACTTTCGATGTTACAATAGCAAAGATTCCAGCAGGAGGAACTCAAGTTTCTATTTGGGATCAGCAAGAGTATCCTTTGAAAATTAGACCTGTTTCTAGCCGTGGTGTTGATTATAAAGTTTATTATCTAAGTTTTAGAGAAGGTGTTGGTGAGAGACCGTGTAATTTTGACGAGGTTACGGTTTCATATACAGGAACTTTTTTAGATAATAAGCAGTTTGATAGTTCTTACGGAGTTGAGCGTAATTTTAATTTAGATATTTATGTCACAGCACCTATTGTAGATGGATGGCCTGAGATTATGCCGCAATTTAAAACAGGAATTCGTAATCCAGCTGGTGCCGATGGAAGTTTTACATATGACGGCTATGGTGCTGGAGTAATGTTTTTGCCTTCAGGGTTGGCATATTATGGAAATCCTCCTGCAGGTATTCCGCAGTACACTCCTTTAGTGTTTAGTTTTAAATTATTAGCTTTAAAACGATCAGATATTGAGTACAACGCTTCTACGCAAACAAAAGTAGGCGATGGTGTGCCAAGTTATTTGGAAGATCTTAATGGTGATGGATATCTTTATGATCCGAGAGATACTGCAAGATATCCTACTTTGTCAGACGACAAAATAGAAGATACTGATAAAGACGGAATTCCTGACTTTTTAGATTTGGATGATGATGGAGATGGCTATACAACTAGATTTGAACTTACAAAACCTAGTGGTCAGGTAGGTTGGGGAACATTAGATGGGGCGCCTTTTTATTTTGGTATAAGAAACTATTATCCTTGGGATCCTATGACTGATGACGCTAGCACGCCAAATGTTGATGAAACTGAGCCAAGAGGAATTCCTAGAAGGCCTACTGGTAAACTTAAAGATGAAAATGCAGCTGAATCTATTGATAATCCGAGAAGTTTTGTTCCTGAAGATTATACAGCAGCTGGACGATTAAGAATTCATTTGGATAAAACATATCCTTATCAAAAGAAATAA
- a CDS encoding shikimate kinase yields the protein MKKIVLLGYMGCGKSTIAQNLSKITNIPFLDLDKCIEERANLSINEIFEKHGEVYFRKLEHEMFVELLQSSENNIIGLGGGTPCYANNHELLKGDDVVSIYLKASIDTLYNRLVYNKSKRPLIANMNEEEMKEFIAKHLFDRSFYYNQAKHKVSVDDKSVEETVQDILEILA from the coding sequence ATGAAAAAAATTGTACTGTTAGGTTATATGGGTTGCGGAAAGTCAACAATAGCCCAAAATTTGTCAAAAATTACAAATATTCCATTCTTAGATTTGGATAAATGCATCGAAGAAAGAGCAAATTTATCCATAAATGAGATTTTTGAAAAGCATGGGGAAGTCTATTTTCGAAAATTAGAGCATGAAATGTTTGTCGAATTGCTGCAGTCTTCTGAAAATAATATAATAGGTTTAGGTGGCGGAACTCCATGTTATGCCAATAATCATGAATTGCTAAAAGGAGACGATGTTGTATCTATATATTTAAAAGCATCGATCGATACCTTATATAATAGATTGGTTTATAATAAAAGCAAACGTCCTTTGATTGCAAATATGAATGAGGAAGAAATGAAAGAGTTTATCGCGAAACATTTATTCGACAGAAGTTTCTACTACAATCAGGCAAAACATAAAGTTTCGGTAGATGATAAATCTGTCGAAGAAACGGTTCAGGATATTTTAGAAATTTTAGCTTAA
- a CDS encoding phytoene desaturase family protein, producing the protein MRKTIQIIGSGFSSLAAACYLAQQGNKVTIYEKNGTIGGRARQFKEDGFTFDMGPSWYWMPDVFERFFQDFNKKPSDYYELIKLNPAYRVYFGINDFVSICDNLEEIKHSFEVIEKGSGQKLQNFIDQAKSNYDIAIKNLVYRPGISPLELITKETALKLNQFFNTVSSDIRKNFKNERLVQILEFPVLFLGAKPTKTPSFYNFMNYADFGLGTWHPKTGMFDVIRGIEKLALELGVTIKTNASIDQIIVENKNATGIVINGEIIKADIVLSGADYQHSETLLEKEHRMYSEKYWESRVFAPSSLLFFVGFNKKIENISHHALFFDVDFNQHAADIYDNPKWPDAPLFYANFPSKTDATAAPDGMESGFFLIPLAPGIEDTEALREEYFEKIITRFEELTQQKIKNSIIFKRSFCKNDFVNDYNAYKGNAYGMANTLLQTAFLRPKIKSKKVKNLYFTGQLTVPGPGVPPALISGKLAAELIQKSFRS; encoded by the coding sequence ATGAGAAAAACTATCCAAATAATAGGCTCAGGCTTCTCTTCTTTGGCAGCCGCGTGTTATCTTGCCCAGCAAGGAAACAAGGTTACTATTTATGAAAAAAATGGTACAATTGGCGGGCGCGCAAGACAATTTAAAGAAGATGGTTTTACTTTTGATATGGGCCCGAGCTGGTATTGGATGCCCGATGTTTTTGAACGCTTTTTTCAGGATTTCAACAAAAAACCTTCCGATTACTACGAACTGATAAAATTAAATCCAGCCTATAGGGTTTATTTTGGAATTAATGATTTTGTCAGCATTTGTGACAACTTAGAGGAAATAAAACATTCTTTTGAGGTAATTGAGAAAGGAAGTGGCCAAAAATTGCAAAACTTTATCGATCAAGCCAAAAGCAATTATGACATTGCAATTAAGAATCTGGTTTATCGTCCGGGGATTTCTCCTCTTGAGTTAATCACAAAAGAAACCGCATTAAAACTCAATCAGTTTTTTAATACTGTAAGCTCTGATATTAGAAAAAATTTCAAGAATGAAAGATTAGTCCAGATTCTCGAATTTCCGGTTTTATTTCTTGGAGCTAAGCCAACCAAAACGCCTTCGTTTTACAATTTTATGAATTATGCCGATTTCGGCTTAGGAACTTGGCATCCAAAAACTGGAATGTTTGACGTTATTCGAGGAATCGAAAAATTGGCTCTAGAACTTGGCGTTACGATCAAAACCAATGCTTCAATTGATCAAATAATCGTTGAAAACAAAAACGCCACAGGAATTGTAATAAATGGAGAAATTATAAAAGCAGATATTGTTTTAAGCGGTGCCGACTATCAGCATTCTGAAACATTACTCGAAAAAGAGCATCGAATGTATTCTGAAAAATATTGGGAAAGCAGAGTTTTTGCGCCTTCTTCTCTCCTATTTTTTGTTGGCTTCAATAAAAAAATAGAAAACATTTCGCATCACGCTTTGTTTTTTGATGTCGATTTCAATCAGCACGCGGCAGATATTTACGACAATCCAAAATGGCCTGACGCCCCTTTATTCTACGCTAATTTTCCGTCCAAAACAGATGCAACTGCAGCGCCAGACGGCATGGAGTCTGGTTTTTTCTTAATTCCGCTTGCTCCCGGAATCGAAGATACTGAAGCATTGCGAGAAGAATATTTTGAAAAGATAATCACTCGTTTTGAAGAACTTACCCAACAAAAAATTAAAAATAGCATTATATTTAAGAGATCATTCTGCAAAAATGACTTTGTAAATGACTATAACGCTTACAAAGGAAATGCTTACGGAATGGCCAATACCTTATTGCAAACGGCTTTTTTAAGGCCGAAAATAAAAAGCAAAAAGGTCAAGAATCTATATTTCACAGGACAATTAACCGTTCCTGGCCCGGGTGTTCCGCCCGCATTAATTTCAGGAAAACTAGCCGCTGAATTAATTCAAAAATCTTTTAGATCTTAA